A window of Acropora muricata isolate sample 2 chromosome 3, ASM3666990v1, whole genome shotgun sequence contains these coding sequences:
- the LOC136912400 gene encoding uncharacterized protein — protein MSSKLCYRCLGRDHNGETCVGSRVCGINNCKDTHNRLLHRDSAPADRSEQGASHDRPEMEQGASGGSQTVAESETSNEMSLTAERSHSRVTSQNAQPRVVALRTTETFETTPLEVKLKSLDGNVKTTINAFTAERVTGNMKVIYWEKYAAKCTHFKGIQFPNPGIRPIVDLLIGIDYAELHYSFKDVRGQPGEPVARLIPLGWTCTGTVSGLRGGDYHSSFARPFFVPEHSDTDEISHLLRQFWEIENHRTTHDRLVLNPDEHCALEEVQKSLKYLDGRY, from the exons ATGAGCTCTAAACTCTGTTATCGTTGCTTAGGACGAGATCATAATGGAGAAACGTGCGTTGGGTCAAGAGTTTGCGGGATAAATAATTGTAAGGACACTCACAACCGATTGTTGCATAGAGACTCTGCTCCGGCAGATCGAAGTGAGCAGGGGGCCTCTCATGATCGTCCTGAAATGGAACAAGGAGCATCAGGTGGTTCCCAGACTGTTGCAGAAAGCGAAACAAGTAATGAAATGTCTCTTACAGCTGAGAGATCTCACAGCAGAGTGACGTCACAAAATGCACAACCAAGAGTTGTGGCGCTACGCACT ACTGAAACCTTCGAGACTACGCCACTTGAGGTCAAGTTGAAAAGTTTGGATGGAAATGTGAAGACTACCATAAATGCATTCACAGCAGAACGAGTCACAGGAAACATGAAAGTTATCTACTGGGAAAAGTATGCGGCAAAGTGCACCCATTTCAAAGGGATACAGTTTCCAAATCCTGGCATCCGACCAATAGTGGACCTATTGATTGGAATTGATTACGCTGAATTACACTACTCGTTCAAGGATGTTCGAGGTCAACCCGGGGAACCAGTGGCAAGACTTATCCCATTAGGATGGACATGTACAGGAACAGTCAGTGGGCTCAGAGGAGGTGACTATCATTCAAGCTTCGCACGCCCCTTTTTTGTGCCAGAACACTCAGACACAGATGAAATAAGTCATTTACTACGACAATTCTGGGAAATTGAGAATCATCGCACAACACATGATCGACTCGTTCTGAATCCTGATGAGCATTGTGCATTAGAGGAGGTGCAAAAGTCTCTCAAGTACTTGGATGGAAGATATTAG